The region CCGCGCACTCTTCCGCaatcaatattttaagtttagtCAGAAAACCAACTGAGTCGTCTACTGCAATTAAACTCGCACATTCTTTAAAAGAAAGCTTTTCCAAATTTGGGAGATGAGATACGTTAGGTATCTGTGTTAAAAGATTGCAGTAGTCAAAATTCAATTCGGTTAGATTCTCGAACTTCTGCAAAGAAAACAATGAGAACAAGAGATAAGAACATAATGAATAACTTGGAAGTGTATTTACAAATTTGATTTTCTGACACAACTGAGGTTATTGCCTTTTTTAAATACAACTTCAATAAGAAGTCGTATCACTACGACTTCAGGAAATTGAACAAACTTCGATAGAGATTTAGTTCGTATTCAAGTGATACGACGTCTTATTGCTGAAGTCGTCCGAGATGACTTCCCCTAACTGtacttttttaaaaagttgCCTATTTTCGTAGGGAATTATCTCATTTGTGTAAGAAAGCCTACAAATTTACGAGATGAGGAATATATTCCGTAAACTTGCCTTTGATGAGCCGGGGAATTTAAATGACGTAAAATCACTATCAGGTAACTTGCATATCAAAAGTTTGTTCGGATCAAAATTCGATGGAAAACAATTTGAAGGGTATCCATGCCATTCCAATACTCTCAAACTTTCTGGAAAACAATTGGGACCTccagaaattttgcaatttctAATAATAAGTGCTTTAAGGTTTTTCATATTTCCAAAGGCGTTTCCATTCCAATCCAGTCTTTCTACTTCCTTATATATCGAGATATCAAGACATAGAATCTCAATCATGCTAGTTTCCTGTTAATGCAAAGAAGCACACATATCAAGTAGTTTTGTGTAACAAATCCAGAGAAATTGCAAATCATCTAGACAAAAATAACTAGGATAGAGATATATGattaaaaagaaacatatatcaatttgagaaacaaaacCAATCATCCATGAGTCTCACTTACTGTGTTCTCCTTTAAAACTTGAATTATAACTTTAGGTAACGATATTCTCCTGCGCTTCCCTAACCCTTCTGGTGATTCTTGCTGGTCAATTTGTCTACCCATCTCCTCAATCAGGTCGTGTATTTCAACTGTACTCCACCAACCAATCTTTATGAGAGATTTGTCAACCAACACACTAATATGATGTTTCATGCAGTCATCATAAATAGCACCAAGAATATCTTCCACCTCTCTTAATGCATATCCTTTGAAGCAACAAGCTATGTCAAGAAAAAcactcttctcttctctctccaGACCCTCAAAGCTTACTTTAAGTATCTCTAAGATTTGATTGTTAGGAATTCTTTTATATTGATTGATAGCAGATTTCCATTTTTCTACACTTTTTCCAGCCAAGTTAGAACCTATTACTTCCAAAGCCAATGGAAGGCCAGAAGCATAAGTTACTGCATGATTCAAGACCTCCACGTAACTTGCATCAACCTGTTCCGTTTTGAAAGCTTTCCTTGTAAGCAACTGAAGAGCATCATCTTTGTTCAATGGATTGACCTCATATGTTTCTTTGACATGATGAGATGCAAGCGGTTGTGTATCTCGAGTTGTGATGACGACCCTGCTGCCAGGACCAAACCAATCTGGGCTTCCAGCCAGTGCCTGTAACTGCTCGCACGTGTCAACATCATCAAGAATCAAGAGAACCTTCTTTCGCTGCAACCTTCGTTGTATCATTGAAATTCCTTCGTGCTTACTTGCTAACTTGATGTCcttctctccaagtatttttgaGAGAAGAATGCTTTGGAGGTGTTCCAGCCCATCCTTGTTTGATTTCTCTCGCACGTTTCCAAGAAAACAAGAACCATCAAAACAGCCAGCAATCAAATTATAAAGTGCTAAAGCGAGTGTTGTTTTTCCAACACCGCCCATTCCATGGATCCCTATCATGTGGAATCCATCACCACATTCAACATTTAGAAGCTTCCTTAGTCGAAGCACTTGTGGGCCTAGTCCAACAGTGTAATCCGCATGTAAACGAGCAGGATTAATCTTTTGGCAGACCTGGTCCACAACACTCCCAATAAACTTGTATTCGTACCCATCActatttcaaacaaaaaggttTAGTGAAACTAAAATTGTTATGAAATCAGAAAACGTTAAAGAGCTGTAACACCAAAATAAAACAGACAAAATAAATACCAGTACCAGTCCTTTTTACTTTATCACTACCTTACTGTTCCCACAAAAAGGTTTATCATTAAATCGAATCTGACAAGACAAaggaaacagaaaataaaatcctaaaagTATTTAGAAAAGTCCCAGTCAAATATTGAGGCATTTTGTCCATGTCTTAATACTTGAAATTTGTATGGTCAAGGTTACCACGAATTTTAACGTTAAATCATAAGAGAGGTAAAACATAATCCAAGAAAAATTGTGAAGTAAAAAGATTCGTAAGGTGGTGTACCAGTCTTTGAAATGATAGCCAGACAAATCAGCCACTTGACGCAGAGCCATCTTCCATTTCTGCACCTTCTCCACATCTTCAAACCTTCTCTGACGCTTTGTCAATGCTTCTCCATAACTCTCTTTCTGGTGTCTCACGTCTGAAGGATCCACCTTATAAAATACTGGTATAACAAGTAGTCCTTTATTCTTGCAGTCAAGGATGACTACAAGTTCATCCAAGCAGAAGGAGGAAGAAGCATAGTTCTTAGAGAGCACAACGATGGCAATCCTAGAGTCTTCAATTGCCTTCGCAAGTGCTGGTGTGATTTCCTCTCCACTCTGAAGATCCTCATCATCGATGAAAGTGTGAATTCCTCTGTCACACAGAGCTTTGTAGAGATTGCCGGTGAAACCATGACGCGTGTCTTCCCCTCTAAAGCTGAGGAACACATCATATGTGAATGCAGGGGAATTTTGAATCGCCATTGGAACAAAATTTAGAGTGATAATGGTGTGAGCGTGTTGGACCTGTAAGTGGAATCAAATGAAACTTGGTATAAATATGAAATTGGAAGAGGAAATCAAGTAGAGTGAAGTAGCAAACAGCAATTAGCGTGGGTTCCTGTTGTACGTTAAAGAATAGTCAACACAATAATGCTCAACTTATGGTCATCTTATAAAGATAATATACTATAAACTCACATAATTAACCAAGTTGGTTGCTTTACTTCATTTTCACTCTGTTAATTCTATCTATCCAAATCGTtcagtttaaatttatttgtttgattaatttaattttttaatccaCATTTGTTCAtaatggttttaaaatattttttttgcacTATCTCTTACTTATATATAGAATAACAGTTTTTTTGTCACATTTATTACTTACTATtggttttttagttttgttctcaatcttaatttttcttttctttttacttaCGTACTATAAAAATATCACACATTTATTTTGACACTGTTTGTAATTACTTTTCTATCAATTTAAAACTCAATCTACCGAATaatatttgagaaaataaaaaatagtttatctcGACTATAAATATGGGTATATAATACTAATCAATTTCGACTACGGCAAGTACACGTTAAACAGAGTTGTTTCTGTAATCAATTTCCATCTTTGTCGGTGAGAAAACAGGGTTGttgaataaaaatgttgaattcGACTACGGCAAGTACACGTTAAACAAATAGCAGGACCACTGAAGCTTGAGTCCATGTTCATGCTAACatataatcatttttcaaactTGGACAAACTAAAGTAAGATTTAATAAATGCTTCTTGTCATTGCTTGTAAACTTTGTGTGGAACTTTGTCCACTCTTTTTTATGAAATACTAGAATGTGATTCAAATACCATATGAATTACGgcttattatttgaatttgttttagtGAGTCTTCTACAAGTAACTCTTGAGTCTTTGTTCGGTGAATAACAAGATTTCATTTCTCTCTTTcacttctctcttctctctcgtGTGCTATCTTATTGTTCTAACACTTTTTATgctttatacaaattaaaaatacaatatacgTCCTATATAAAGTCCTTTTATATGAGTACAAAATCACCACTCTTGCTAACCTTTGTAATACGTTACTAAAATGAGTTACTAACAATTGGCATCAGAAAGCATTATTGTTGAGGGCCTTAAGAGTGGAGAGAAAATACACCAGTACTTGTGAAGAAAAGTCCAAGATTGCCATTAATGTGCTCTCTACAAACcatgtttcttctttttgtttagaTGAACTTTCAATCATTCTTGATTCTCTACTTTTATGTTGGTGTAAGGATCATCATATCGAATATCCTCCATGATGATGTTTTTGTCTTTCACTACTTGGACTCCCGTAGCTTTAATCACTGAGGTCTCAAACACACCCTCATAGGTAACCTCCACATGCTTCCATTCCTTTTCTAAACCCACGCCCATCAGAGCACCATGGGAAAGAAACCTCCGCAGATCAAAGAGATTCGTGTAATCCGATTCCAACATCTCCACTTTTGTTTTCATAGGATTAGAAAGACATTTTCTAACTTTTCCATTGATGAACACCATGGGTGTAACAAACATGAAAGAGCACATTACAGGTGCAATAAGAAGACAAAGAACTTTGGCAGGGAATTTATTTCGAAACCAGAAAGAGATCGAAGGTCCATTGCTTTGTTTGTCCAACCACTCTGGAATTCTTCATCCTGGAAATATAAACTCAGTCCCTCCCACCTCGTGAAGTTGCTGCTGATCACAATTCACCAACAATTCATTAGATGAACAATATATTATCAAATCAAACTCATTAAAAACAAGACAAAACCTGATTTAACAGCATGCTTGAACCCAATGAAGTCAATGATGTGCACTTTATTGCCCTGAAACTTTTCAAGTTTGGTGGAAGCCCTCTAATTTGATGTAGATTCTTGCAGTAACTCACATCAAGAGCATTCAGGTGGTGAAATTCTTTCATGCATTCAGGAAGGAATGTGACATTACCGTTAACCAGCCGTAACTGTCTTACTTGAGCCAACTGAGTGAAACCTGCTGAAAAAAATTCATAGTGGTGATGCAACTGACAGAAAAAGCACCTCAGGACAAGTTTTCCTGCTGTCCGGATCTCCAATATCTTGGAGTTCAAAGAAGCAAACGATGGTCGCCCTCTCCACTTGTGAAGCAGAATACATTGCTGCGTGTTCTGCAGCTTGCCAGGCACTATGGCTCACGGCCTTACTCAAAGAATTGAAGATGTTTAATGATGACACTGTAGAATTACTAGTGGATAGCAAATCAGCTATTGATCTAGCCAAAAACCCAGTGTCTCACGGAAGAAGCAAGCATATCGACACTAAATACCATTTTTTGCGAGATCAAGTTAGCAGGGGAAGCATCAAATCGAAGCATTGCAGGACTGAACTTCAATTAGCTGATGTCATGACTAAAGCTTTGAAGTACGAGAGGTTCAATGAGATGAGAACATCCCTGAATGTTCTTGATTTCCATTTGTAAAAGTTTTTTAATCAGTGAAGGGTGTTAGGTTGTGATTAAGAAATCTGTTTTAGTTTGTTCGATGCTGACTTGTATATAAGTCATTCTTTACATTTAGTTGTACATTGCTCATCATTAGTGTGATTAGACATTTTCACTTTGTCTAAATAAAAATCTTCTCAGAGCAGCTTTCTTTTAGCGGTGCCTCTTTGTTCCAACAGCAAGAACCCCAAAACGATTGTACATTTGAAGATACTGTTGAGCCCACATCTTCTTCACCCTCTTTTGATTTTACCCATTTCCACTCCTTGCAAGTAAGAACGTAGAGCCTAGTCAGTTCGGGCGTCAAGATATTGCCACTTAAGTGAACAAAATCACAGTTCAAGTCTAACTCTTGCAGTCCAGTAAGATTTTGAAATGAATCTGGTAATTCTTTGATGGGAAGTTTAAGCAAACTAAGTTTCCTTATGTTTCCCATCTTTCCCaatatttctggaaaattctcAAGACTGAAACAATACGAAAGTTCTAGTCTTTCAAGAGAAGTCAAGTTGAGAGGCGGATATCTTCGTAGCTTCTCGCATCTTTCAGCAATTAGTATTTTGAGTTAGTCAGAAAACCAACAGAGTTGTGAACTGAAACTAAACTCTCACACCATTTAAATGAAAGTTTCTCCAAGTTTGGCAGATTAGATATGTCATGTATCCGTGTTAAATGTTTGCAGTAGTCAAATTTCAAGACGGTTAGATTCTCAAACTTCTgcagaaaaaataataaggaaaaaaaataagaatcaatgaataaatttaaatgcATTTATCAATTAACAATATCAGgaaaatatattctttaaatttgCCTTTGATGAGCCATGGAATTCAAATGATGTAAAGCAACTGTCAGGTAATTTGCATATGACAAGTTTGTTGGGATAAAAATCATATGGTAAACAAGGTGAAGGATATCTCCACCATTCCAGTACTGTCAACTTATTTGGAAGATATTTGGGACCTTTGGAAAATTTACAATTTCtaataataagtattttgaGGTTTTCCATGTCCAGGAAGGGCATTCCATTCCATTCCACCACTTCTCCTCTGTTAGATGGGGAGAGATCCAGACATACCATTTCAATCTCACCTGTTCCCTGTTATTCCACAAGACAAATCAACCATAATATATATGTCAGACTTCAAtataaagttaaagaaaaaaaacacaagtaCAACATGACCATATGATAGACAAAAAAGGGAATCAAGAAGAGAAACCTAACCATTCACGAGTCTCACTCACCTTGTTGCATTTTAGAACTTGGATTATATCTTTCGGTAACCATAATCTCTTGCGCTTCCCTGGTTCTTTCGGTGATTCTTTCTGGTCAATTTGTCTACCCATGTCCTTAATCAAGTCGTGCAATTCAACTGTTCCACCCCGACTAACCTTTATGAGAGATTTTTCAACCAACACCCCGATATGATGTTTCATGCAGTCATCATAAAGAGCTCGAAGCATAATCTCAACCTCTGTCAATTTATATCCTTTGAAGCAACAAGCAATGTCAAGAAAAACacttttctcttcttcctccaaAGCATCGAAACTTACTTTAAGAATCTCTAGGATTTGATTGTTAGGAATTCTTTTATATTGGTTGATAGCAGATTTCCACTCTTCCACACTTTTTGCAAACAGGTTGGAACCAATTACTTCCAAAGCCAATGGAAGGCCAGAAGCATAAATTACCACTTCATTTAAGACCTCCACGTAACGAGGATCAACATGTTCCGTTTTGAAAGCTTTCCATGTAAGCAACTGAAGAGCATCATCTTTATTCAATGTCTTGACCTCATATGTTGTTTTGACCTGATGAGATGCAAGCAGATGTATATCTCGAGTTG is a window of Vigna unguiculata cultivar IT97K-499-35 chromosome 4, ASM411807v1, whole genome shotgun sequence DNA encoding:
- the LOC114182218 gene encoding TMV resistance protein N-like, producing MAIQNSPAFTYDVFLSFRGEDTRHGFTGNLYKALCDRGIHTFIDDEDLQSGEEITPALAKAIEDSRIAIVVLSKNYASSSFCLDELVVILDCKNKGLLVIPVFYKVDPSDVRHQKESYGEALTKRQRRFEDVEKVQKWKMALRQVADLSGYHFKDCDGYEYKFIGSVVDQVCQKINPARLHADYTVGLGPQVLRLRKLLNVECGDGFHMIGIHGMGGVGKTTLALALYNLIAGCFDGSCFLGNVREKSNKDGLEHLQSILLSKILGEKDIKLASKHEGISMIQRRLQRKKVLLILDDVDTCEQLQALAGSPDWFGPGSRVVITTRDTQPLASHHVKETYEVNPLNKDDALQLLTRKAFKTEQVDASYVEVLNHAVTYASGLPLALEVIGSNLAGKSVEKWKSAINQYKRIPNNQILEILKVSFEGLEREEKSVFLDIACCFKGYALREVEDILGAIYDDCMKHHISVLVDKSLIKIGWWSTVEIHDLIEEMGRQIDQQESPEGLGKRRRISLPKVIIQVLKENTETSMIEILCLDISIYKEVERLDWNGNAFGNMKNLKALIIRNCKISGGPNCFPESLRVLEWHGYPSNCFPSNFDPNKLLICKLPDSDFTSFKFPGSSKKFENLTELNFDYCNLLTQIPNVSHLPNLEKLSFKECASLIAVDDSVGFLTKLKILIAEECAELKRFPPLNLPSLEELELSDCFSLENFPEILGKTGKIKKLRLVRLPMIKELPVSFQNLTGLRYLEMTGCHFLRLNSNILTSALTHFRVFGCKEWKWINSKDGEEVGSTVSSNLRSFGVMYCDLNDDIFSADFTQLTTVTSLNLSGTNITFLPECIKEFQHLDDLDVSYCKYLQEIRGIPPKLRKFRAKDCRSLTSSSSSMFLNQQLHEARETDFIFPGGSIPRWFEKQSRGPSICFWFRNKFPAKVVCLLILSLQQPEYAELVKPMVLINGLLRGSYDYSYYLKREEGIVELDHVYLFDLRVLPFQDDLMEMPLEEEWKHVEVTYQGMFDTSLIKGMGIHVVKTERRSMEDIRYDYPL